The following proteins come from a genomic window of Martelella lutilitoris:
- a CDS encoding SH3 domain-containing protein, protein MKLNFLSLFASLYIAASVLPNGAQALEEKGQETGFPLPRFVSLKSEKANMRVGPGLQYRIKLVYTEPGFPLEVLAEYGNWRQVRDYSADVGWMHEVLLSGKRTAVVAPWKKGYTALRERPSFDGDVRAKLESKVLVNVNSCNTAWCNVSAGDPSVEGYVNQLALWGVYPGEAIN, encoded by the coding sequence ATGAAGTTGAATTTCCTATCGCTCTTCGCTTCCCTCTATATTGCTGCATCAGTACTGCCTAATGGCGCTCAAGCGCTTGAGGAAAAAGGCCAGGAAACGGGGTTCCCGCTTCCTCGCTTTGTTTCTCTCAAGTCAGAGAAAGCAAACATGCGGGTCGGGCCCGGCCTGCAATATCGGATTAAGTTGGTCTACACTGAGCCCGGCTTTCCATTGGAGGTGCTGGCTGAATACGGGAACTGGAGACAGGTCAGAGATTATTCTGCCGACGTCGGCTGGATGCATGAGGTACTGTTATCCGGAAAGCGGACAGCAGTGGTTGCGCCGTGGAAGAAGGGGTATACGGCTCTGCGCGAGCGTCCGTCCTTTGACGGAGACGTAAGGGCGAAGCTGGAGAGCAAAGTTTTGGTCAACGTCAATTCATGTAACACGGCCTGGTGCAACGTTTCGGCAGGCGATCCTTCCGTGGAAGGTTATGTCAATCAGCTTGCTTTGTGGGGCGTATACCCTGGCGAGGCTATCAATTGA
- a CDS encoding Do family serine endopeptidase, producing the protein MMNEANNSTRLKTILKGSAAAGLVAAVVYGGITGSAINAFADPVQIEAPAENPGFADVVSAVSPAVVSVRVRGEVKQVSDNLPGYGFGNGLDRLPENHPLRRFFDQFGGPGFATPYQGKGEAPREVHPISQGSGFFISDDGYVVTNNHVVDNGSEFSILLDDGTELDAKLVGKDSRTDLAVLKVDDKRNFTYVDFAEDEDVRVGDWVVAVGNPFGLGGSVTAGIVSALGRDIGTGPYDDYIQIDAAVNRGNSGGPAFNLNGEVVGINTAIFSPSGGNVGIAFAIPAYVAQDVVQDLIDDGKVERGWLGVQIQPVDAEIAESLGLQADRGALVVEPMQGSPAARAGIETGDVIVALNDEPIEDASDLSVKIASAGPSSKVQLSVWRDGETKSIDLTLGNLAKADVNTAESQDTIAPSTFQALPSVGLTVAPAQEGNGLVIAKVDPESDAALQGIFEGERIASINNRKVSDIDDAKAILNDVQKSNREHALFQIEGERGSRFVALPVQQS; encoded by the coding sequence TTGATGAACGAAGCCAATAACTCGACACGACTCAAAACCATTCTCAAAGGCTCAGCGGCAGCAGGACTTGTAGCTGCGGTCGTCTATGGAGGTATCACTGGCTCCGCGATCAACGCTTTTGCTGATCCGGTTCAAATTGAAGCCCCGGCAGAGAACCCTGGCTTCGCCGATGTCGTCAGCGCGGTGTCGCCAGCAGTGGTGTCGGTTCGGGTCAGAGGCGAAGTCAAACAGGTTTCAGACAATCTACCTGGCTACGGTTTTGGGAATGGTCTCGACAGACTGCCCGAGAATCATCCTCTACGGCGTTTCTTCGACCAATTTGGTGGACCAGGCTTTGCCACCCCCTATCAAGGGAAAGGCGAAGCTCCGCGAGAAGTTCACCCAATCTCACAAGGCTCGGGCTTCTTCATCTCTGACGACGGTTATGTCGTCACAAACAACCATGTCGTAGATAACGGATCTGAGTTTAGTATTCTTCTTGATGACGGGACCGAACTCGATGCGAAGCTTGTCGGCAAAGACAGCCGAACGGATTTGGCGGTACTCAAGGTCGACGACAAGCGGAATTTTACGTATGTCGATTTTGCCGAAGACGAGGACGTGCGCGTGGGCGACTGGGTGGTCGCGGTTGGCAATCCCTTTGGACTTGGCGGTTCCGTGACCGCCGGTATCGTATCAGCACTTGGTCGCGATATCGGAACCGGCCCTTATGACGATTACATCCAGATCGACGCCGCAGTGAATCGTGGTAACTCCGGCGGTCCGGCATTCAATTTGAATGGAGAAGTCGTGGGCATCAACACTGCGATCTTCTCACCCTCTGGTGGCAATGTCGGAATCGCTTTCGCAATTCCAGCGTACGTGGCGCAGGACGTTGTGCAGGACCTCATCGATGACGGCAAGGTCGAGCGCGGCTGGCTTGGCGTGCAGATCCAGCCGGTGGACGCCGAGATTGCAGAATCGCTTGGCCTTCAGGCGGACCGAGGCGCGCTTGTTGTCGAACCCATGCAAGGCTCTCCAGCGGCCAGAGCTGGTATCGAGACAGGAGATGTCATTGTAGCCTTGAATGATGAGCCGATCGAGGACGCCAGCGATCTCTCAGTCAAGATCGCGTCCGCCGGCCCTTCAAGCAAGGTCCAGCTCTCGGTATGGAGAGACGGAGAAACGAAATCGATCGATCTAACGCTTGGGAATCTGGCGAAAGCTGATGTCAATACAGCCGAAAGCCAGGACACGATAGCGCCGAGCACATTTCAGGCGCTGCCAAGTGTTGGACTGACGGTTGCCCCTGCCCAGGAAGGCAATGGCCTGGTGATCGCCAAAGTCGATCCAGAATCCGATGCTGCGTTGCAGGGCATCTTCGAAGGCGAACGCATCGCCTCAATCAATAACCGGAAGGTAAGCGACATTGATGATGCCAAGGCCATCTTGAACGACGTTCAAAAGTCTAACAGAGAGCACGCCCTCTTCCAGATTGAAGGGGAGCGAGGCAGCCGTTTTGTGGCCTTGCCGGTTCAGCAGAGCTAA
- a CDS encoding zf-TFIIB domain-containing protein: MQCPLDGQTLVIAERSGIEIDYCPKCRGVWLDRGELDKIIERSGQAAMKPQRGRDSREAPSFGRDHDDDRASDGSRSYKKKKKESFLSDLFDF, encoded by the coding sequence ATGCAGTGTCCGCTGGACGGTCAAACCCTCGTCATTGCCGAACGTAGCGGTATAGAGATTGATTACTGCCCCAAATGCCGCGGAGTTTGGCTGGACCGTGGCGAACTGGACAAGATTATCGAACGATCGGGCCAAGCTGCGATGAAACCCCAGCGGGGGCGCGACAGTCGCGAGGCGCCTTCATTTGGGCGCGACCACGATGACGACCGAGCCAGTGACGGATCGAGGTCTTACAAAAAAAAGAAAAAGGAATCGTTCCTCAGTGATTTGTTCGATTTTTGA